The Planctomycetota bacterium genome contains the following window.
CGCGGCTGGGTCGAGGCCGAACGCGGCGATCGCGCCAACATGCGACGACTTTTCCTGGCGTTTCACGGGAATCAGCAGTGGGACGACGCGACGCTGGAGTCGGCCATTGATGATCACATCGACCGCGAAATCGCCGAGCTTCGGGGCATCCTCGACGCTGCCGAAGCGGCGCTGGATGAAGACGACGGTTTCCGCCTGCCGGCCGATTGGTCACGGGTTGAAGCCTCGACGGGCCGATTTCGGATCGACGGTCGGCCGGTGTTTCCGATCGGGTTCACCTGGTACAACGAGCCGGAGATCACCGAGTTTCACGAGGCCCGCCCGCTCACGCCGGTGTTCCGTCCGACGCTTGAGCCCGTGTTGGATCGGTTCGCACCGATGGGCGTCGGCATGCACGAGGTCATCGTTCGCGTGAGCGGCTTCGTCGGTCCGGGCGGTGAAGAGCCGGCGGCATGGTTCCGCGATCGGCTCGACTTGTATGCCGAGAAGGGCATGGCCGCGACGGTGCTCCTGCACTGGACGCGTACCGGCGAGTTCGAGGAGGCCGCGCCAGGCATCGCCGACAAGCGGGGCACATTCTTCTGGCTCGACATCGACCATCCACAATTCCGTCCGCTCGCGGCACAGGCGATTCAGCGGATCGTCACGCCGATCGCCGGCCACGAGGCGGTCGCGGCGTACTGCCTGGCGAATGAGCCTGAGTTTTACTTCAACAGTTGGTCTGGGCACACCCTGGCGAAGTTCCACGCCCATCTGTGGGACCTCTACGGCGATGCGGCCGGGCTCAACGCCCAGTGGGGCACCGCGTTCGACGACATCGAGGACGTGCCGTTGCCCGACCCGGACGGCGACGGCGACTGGTCGGTCCGCCGCACGCACGACACGTTGACGTTCAACCGACAACGCGTCACCGACATGTTCACGTTCGTCGCCGAGCAGGTCCGCCTGCACGATCCCGAAGCGGTCATCCACATCAAGATCCAAGACTTCAGCACCACCGGCGTTCGACACCATGTCCCACGCGACGGGCTTGATCGAACGGCGCTGGCGGAGCTCACCGATTTGCACGGCATCGACACACGCATCCTGCCGGTCACCGACAAGCGCGGGGCGGCGCCGACCTGGCGGGATGACCGGTACACCATGCTCTGGCTACCGGGGCTGATGGCGTACGACCATGTGCGTTCGATCGCGCCGGGCCAAGGGATCTTCGACACCGAATGGCACGCGTTCAGCACCGCGGCCCTTCGGCCCGCCGGCGAAACCGATCCCTCGCATGCCCGGGCCGCGTTGTGGTTGTGTGCGACCCACGGTTCGACGGGCAACGTCGTTTGGTACTGGCAACGCCGCGATCAGCTCGACACGTTTCATGCGGGGCTGAGCCACGCTTTTGCCGGTTCGCTGGCCACACGCCCGGCGCTGATCGACGCGATGCTCGCGGCCAACATCGATCTGAACCGTCACGCGGAAGCGGTCGCCGCCATTGCCGACGCCGAGCCGACGGTGTGGATCGTGCTGTCCGACGCGTCGTGGCTCTCCGGCGAGGGCGAGCACATGGCGGCGGCGCATCTCGCTTACGAGGCGGCCGCCCAGCTGGGCCACAAAGTGGGTTTCATCACCGACGCGATGTGGCCCGACGATCTGCCGGCCGGCCCGGCGCATGTCTTGTTGCCGACCGCTCGGAATCTTCCGGTCGAGGCCGTCGAGCGATTGACCGATGGGTCGCTGAACGTGACCCGCGTGCATGGCGGTGCCGGCGCGGATGCCGTCGAACTCCATGTGGCGCTTGCCGGGTCGATGCCGATGCCGTCGGTGCGGTTGCTCGACAACGAGCGCCCCGCGTTCGGCACGCTCTACCGGACCGTCGACGACACCACGTTCATCACCCACGTCCTGGCCGAGTCGCGGCGGGTCAAGGCCGTCGATGCCGAAGGGCGGCCGTTGGAAGGGATCGATCGCCTGACCGGGCGGCGACTTTCGCCCGACGGGTTCGACTTGCGGCCGAACGACACGCTCTTGGTCGATTGGACGCCGGTTGACTGACGTATTGGCCGTGTGTCATGCGTTTTGTTAGATTGCTCACGTTCTCGAAAAGGAGGCACGATGGGCAAAGACGACACGCTTTGGATCGGCACGGCCAAGGGGCTCTTTCGGGCTGACCGATCGGGCGGCGGCTGGGAACTTGCCGAGCCGACGTTGGCGGGGTGGGAGTGCTCGGCACTGCTGCCCGACGGGCCCGACGGCGCGTTCCTTGTCGGAACGTCGCACTACGCCTACGGCCCGACCGTGCGGCGGTCCGACGACGGCGGGGCCAACTGGAGCACGCACGCCCTTCGTGAGGTGCTGACCGAATCAAAGCATCCGATCAATCGCATCTGGCAGCTGGCCACCGATCCGCATCAGTCCGGCCGTGTGTGGGCCGGTATCGACGAAGCCGCGCTGCTCCACAGCGACGACGGCGGCGCGACGTGGGCCGAGGTCTCCACGCTCACCGATCACCCGAGCCGGCCGAACTGGTTTCCCGGAGCCGGCGGGCTTTGCCTGCACACGATCGTCCATCACCCGACCGACCCGCAATGCATGGTCGTCGGCATCAGCGCCGTCGGCGTCTTTCGCACCACCGACGGCGGCGCGACTTGGCACGCGTCCAACGAAGGCTTGCCGGGCATGCGCGAAACCGGCGCGGCGGACGAGGATGCGATGTACTGCATCCACAAGATCGCCGCCGACCCGACCTCGACAGACCGACTGTTCATGCAGTTCCACGCCCACGCCGGTTCGTCCGGCGTCTTCCGGTCCGACGACTTCGGCCAAAACTGGTCGGCCATCGACGACAGCTTTGCCGACAAGTTCGGCTTCCCGCTCGTCGCCACCGATTCAGGCACCGTTTGTGTCGTTCCGTTGCAGAGCGACGAGCAGCGCATGCCCACCGACGGCAAGCTCCGCGTGATGCGCTCGACCGACGGGGGCACTCATTGGAGCGTCGTTGATAGTGGCTTGCCCGATTCGGTCTACGCCGGCGTGTTGCGTGACGCGATGTCGGCGACGGGGGAGTCAATCGCGTTCGGGACGACCAACGGCGACGTGTTCGTATCCGACGATGCCGGGGCAAACTGGGGGGCTCTGCCCGGACGTTTGCCGAGGGTGATGTGCGTGAGATGGGGGTGAGCCGATGGCCGACGTCACGGTGACCTTGCCGACGCTCGTCGCCGACTCGGCCGGTTGGCGGTCGAAAGTCTTCGAAGCCGAGACGCTCGCCGATCTGCTCGAGCGTTTGCGGCATGACGAGCCAGTTGTCGCCGCGCTGGTCTTCGATGCCACCGGTCAGCCGCGACAACATGTGCTTGTTTTTCACAACGACACCGCGACGCGTTGGCTCGACGACCTCGACATCCCCGTCGCCGACGGTGATCGGATCGACATCGTCCAGGCGATCTCGGGCGGATGATTGGAAGTTCGCACTTACGGGTTATGCTGCGTCGATATGTCGGACGTGGGCCAACCTTTGTACTCGATCGAAACCTACGGCGAGCTTCGGCCGCACCTCGCCTGCGAGTGGTTGCTGACCAACGGGACCGGCGCGTTTTCGATGGGCACGGTCGTTGGTTGCAACACGCGGCGGTACCACGGGCTGCTGTGCGCCGCGACGTTGCCGCCGTTGGGGCGGGTGATGGCGCTCAGCCGGGTCGGCGAGTCGTTGGAGATGCTCGACGGCAACCCGGACAAGCCGCCGATCGAGTTGGGCTTGGCCCATTTCGAGGACGACATCCACCCGCGCGGCGACCGGTACCTGCACTGCTTCGAACTCGGCGACACGGCCCGTTGGCACTACGACGCCGCCGGCGTGAGCGTGACGAAGGAGTTGCATTTGCTCTGGGATCGCAACACGGCCGGGCTGCGGTACACGATCGACCCGACCAGCCGCGGTCGTGTGCGATTTCGGCTGCAGCCGTTCGTGGCGCTGCGGGATTTCCACGCACTGCACCACGCGGCCGAGAGCGATTTCGCCACGAATACCGACGATGCCGGCGTCGAAGTTCGGCGCGACGATTTGCAGCTGAACATGCGTTGCAGCGGCGCCCGGTTCGAGCCGGTCGCGGACTGGTGGTACGGCCATGTGTACCCCATCGAGACCGAGCGCGGGCTGGACGACCGCGAAGATTTGTACACGCCGGGGACGTTTGTCGCGGAGGTGACGGAGCCGACGACACTCACGCTCTGGGCGACGCTCGATCGTGCCGAGGCGCTTGATTGGGATCAAGCGTTGCTTGATCGCGCGGCTCACCTGCAACACGCCAAGCGTTTCCCCGCGACGCCGAGCCAGCAACGCCTGTTCCACGCGGCCGATGCGTTCGTCGTGCGGCGCAAACGCCCCGACCAGCCGGCTGGTACGCCGCCTCGCGCGACGACGATCCTTGCCGGCTATCCCTGGTTCGGCGACTGGGGACGCGACACGATGATCGCACTGCCCGGTATCCTCCTCACCACCGGTCGATTTCACGACGCCGGCAGGGTGCTCTCGCTCTTCGCGGCCCACACGTCCGAGGGCATGGTGCCCAACCGCTTCGACGACTACACGTCTGAGCCGTCGTACAACACCGTCGACGCGTCGCTGTGGTTCATCCACGCGGCGTTCGAGTATCTCTGCAAGACGCGGGATCAGGACACGTTCGACTCAATCCTCCGCCCGGCGTGCGAGCAGATCGTCGACGGCTACCGAAACGGCACACGGTTTGGCATCGGCGTCGATCCGACCGACGGGCTCGTTTACGCCGGTGATGCGTCGACGCAGCTGACTTGGATGGACGCCAAGGTCGGCGAGACCGCCTTCACCCCGCGGCACGGCAAGGCGGTCGAGATCAACGCGCTCTGGTACCACGCCCTGCGGCTCATGGGTGATCCCGAGGCCGACCGCGTGGCGGCCGCGTTCGTCGACGCGTTCTGGCTCGCACCGCACAAGGGTTTGGCCGACTGCGTTGTCGGTCGTGCCGGTGCGTACGAGCGTGACGAATCCATCCGGCCCAACCAGATCTTCGCCGTGTCGCTCGGCAACTCGCCGCTTGATCGCGAGCAACAGCGCGGCGTCGTCGAGCGTGTCCGGCGATACCTGCTGACCAACGCCGGACTTCGCTCGCTCAGCGCGCAGGCCGGCAAGTACCAGGGCGAGTACCGCGGCGGCCAATACAGCCGCGACCGCGCTTACCACAACGGTACCGTCTGGTCTTGGCTCATCGGCCCCTTTCTCGACGCCTACCTTG
Protein-coding sequences here:
- a CDS encoding beta-galactosidase, which encodes MLIATLLALMLHAPAPDPLPEIDQRLAGLQQAVDARDDVAEEVRMRLALARSVRGWVEAERGDRANMRRLFLAFHGNQQWDDATLESAIDDHIDREIAELRGILDAAEAALDEDDGFRLPADWSRVEASTGRFRIDGRPVFPIGFTWYNEPEITEFHEARPLTPVFRPTLEPVLDRFAPMGVGMHEVIVRVSGFVGPGGEEPAAWFRDRLDLYAEKGMAATVLLHWTRTGEFEEAAPGIADKRGTFFWLDIDHPQFRPLAAQAIQRIVTPIAGHEAVAAYCLANEPEFYFNSWSGHTLAKFHAHLWDLYGDAAGLNAQWGTAFDDIEDVPLPDPDGDGDWSVRRTHDTLTFNRQRVTDMFTFVAEQVRLHDPEAVIHIKIQDFSTTGVRHHVPRDGLDRTALAELTDLHGIDTRILPVTDKRGAAPTWRDDRYTMLWLPGLMAYDHVRSIAPGQGIFDTEWHAFSTAALRPAGETDPSHARAALWLCATHGSTGNVVWYWQRRDQLDTFHAGLSHAFAGSLATRPALIDAMLAANIDLNRHAEAVAAIADAEPTVWIVLSDASWLSGEGEHMAAAHLAYEAAAQLGHKVGFITDAMWPDDLPAGPAHVLLPTARNLPVEAVERLTDGSLNVTRVHGGAGADAVELHVALAGSMPMPSVRLLDNERPAFGTLYRTVDDTTFITHVLAESRRVKAVDAEGRPLEGIDRLTGRRLSPDGFDLRPNDTLLVDWTPVD
- a CDS encoding sialidase family protein, with translation MGKDDTLWIGTAKGLFRADRSGGGWELAEPTLAGWECSALLPDGPDGAFLVGTSHYAYGPTVRRSDDGGANWSTHALREVLTESKHPINRIWQLATDPHQSGRVWAGIDEAALLHSDDGGATWAEVSTLTDHPSRPNWFPGAGGLCLHTIVHHPTDPQCMVVGISAVGVFRTTDGGATWHASNEGLPGMRETGAADEDAMYCIHKIAADPTSTDRLFMQFHAHAGSSGVFRSDDFGQNWSAIDDSFADKFGFPLVATDSGTVCVVPLQSDEQRMPTDGKLRVMRSTDGGTHWSVVDSGLPDSVYAGVLRDAMSATGESIAFGTTNGDVFVSDDAGANWGALPGRLPRVMCVRWG
- a CDS encoding MoaD/ThiS family protein; this translates as MADVTVTLPTLVADSAGWRSKVFEAETLADLLERLRHDEPVVAALVFDATGQPRQHVLVFHNDTATRWLDDLDIPVADGDRIDIVQAISGG
- a CDS encoding amylo-alpha-1,6-glucosidase, which encodes MSDVGQPLYSIETYGELRPHLACEWLLTNGTGAFSMGTVVGCNTRRYHGLLCAATLPPLGRVMALSRVGESLEMLDGNPDKPPIELGLAHFEDDIHPRGDRYLHCFELGDTARWHYDAAGVSVTKELHLLWDRNTAGLRYTIDPTSRGRVRFRLQPFVALRDFHALHHAAESDFATNTDDAGVEVRRDDLQLNMRCSGARFEPVADWWYGHVYPIETERGLDDREDLYTPGTFVAEVTEPTTLTLWATLDRAEALDWDQALLDRAAHLQHAKRFPATPSQQRLFHAADAFVVRRKRPDQPAGTPPRATTILAGYPWFGDWGRDTMIALPGILLTTGRFHDAGRVLSLFAAHTSEGMVPNRFDDYTSEPSYNTVDASLWFIHAAFEYLCKTRDQDTFDSILRPACEQIVDGYRNGTRFGIGVDPTDGLVYAGDASTQLTWMDAKVGETAFTPRHGKAVEINALWYHALRLMGDPEADRVAAAFVDAFWLAPHKGLADCVVGRAGAYERDESIRPNQIFAVSLGNSPLDREQQRGVVERVRRYLLTNAGLRSLSAQAGKYQGEYRGGQYSRDRAYHNGTVWSWLIGPFLDAYLVVNERSTESIEQARTWLRPLVEHLESGCIGHISEIFDADSPHRAVGCPAQAWSVAEVLRLAVELDM